Part of the Candidatus Binatia bacterium genome, GAAGGGAGATGAGAAAACAGATGCGACTGCTTTGCGGCCGGCTTGACCAAGGCAGATTGGCTGCCCTCAGCCTACCCCTTCGTGGTGCGGTTCACCCGTTCAAGGCGAGAGATGACCTCATCCAAGTTCTGCAGGCGCTCCCGGAGTGCGTCAGCTCTGAGGACCACGCCGCCGTTCCTCCAGGCGTTCGCCGGTCAGGCGCCATTGTTCTTCCAGAAACGGCTTGAAGTCCCAGTAGCGAGCGAGCGCGCGGGTAACGAACTCGGTGTCGACGTCAGGATCACGCGCGTAGAGGCATGTTCCCGTTGCCGCGACCTCGTGCGCCAGCACCACGGAGGCTTCGTTGAGCGATACGAGATCGATGGGCACACCGGTTGTGGCCGCCGCGTCCGCCCGCAGCCGCATCAGCTCATCTAGCGACAGCGGTGGGTCGGTGAGGACGGCGAGGTCGAGGTCACGCACGAGCTTGCGCTCTGGGTCCGCTGCCGAGCCGAAGAGATATACCAGCTTGACGCGCAAGTCCCGAGCCAGCTCCTGCGCCGCACCACTCGCCGCCGTACGCGCTACATCAGCGGTGAGGTGGCGGATGGCGTCCATGATTGGGGACTCTAGCACAGATTGCGCCCCCACTGCATCGCGACGACGGCACTGGAAGCAGGTCGCAACGCGCGAAAAGTGGTTGACGCTACGCGCCACCACCGTTGGCGCGGAGTTCTCGTCGCTGC contains:
- a CDS encoding nucleotidyltransferase domain-containing protein encodes the protein MDAIRHLTADVARTAASGAAQELARDLRVKLVYLFGSAADPERKLVRDLDLAVLTDPPLSLDELMRLRADAAATTGVPIDLVSLNEASVVLAHEVAATGTCLYARDPDVDTEFVTRALARYWDFKPFLEEQWRLTGERLEERRRGPQS